The nucleotide window CGCGCGCGCCGGGCGCGCCGACCCCCTTTCCCTCCCCCAAGCGCGGGCTTACGGTCGCGGACAACGGAACTGCCCGGAGGGAGAGTAAGATGAGCGGACAATTCGAAGCGCGACTGGCGGAGATGGGCGTGAGCTTGCCCGAAAGCATGGCACCTGCGGCCAATTACGTACCGTTCGTGCAGGTGGGCGATACGCTTTATGTGTCGGGCCAGATCTCCATGGAGAACGGCCAGATGATGACCGGCAAGGTCGGCGCGGACCTGAGCGTGGAGGATGGCGCGGCGGCAGCGCGGGTCTGCGCGATCAACCTGCTCAGCCAGGTGAAGGTGGCCTGCGGCGGTGATCTGGACAAGCTGGTGCGCGTGGTTAAGTTGACCGGCTTCGTCAACTCGACCCCAGATTTCGGCGACCAGCCCAAGGTCATCAATGGCTGCTCGGATTTCCTGGTGGAAGCGCTGGGCGATGCGGGTCGCCATTCGCGCTCCGCCGTCAGTGCGGGCGCGCTTCCGTTCAACGTCGCGGTGGAGATCGAGGGCATCTTCCAGATCGCCCCATGAGCCCGTCGCTCCCGCCGATCTTCCTTGCTGCGCCGCTGGCCCATCGCGGCCTGCACAACCGGATGCAGGGCATCATCGAGAACAGCGCCGGGGCCGTGCGGGCCGCCGTCGCGGCCGGTTACGGGATCGAGATCGACGTGCAACTCACCTCCGACGGGGCGGCGATGGTGTTCCACGACGACCGGCTGGACCGGCTGACCGGTGAAAGCGGTCCGATCCGGGGATGGGCGTCCCGCGATCTATCGAAAATTCGCCTGACCGGGTCGGAGGAAACCGTGCCGACCCTGCCGGAGGTTCTGGCCATCGTCGCGGGGCAGGTGCCGCTATTGATCGAGTTGAAGGACCAATCGGGCGGCACGGGATCAGCCCCGGACGAATTGGAACGCGCGGTCGCCAAGGCGCTGGACGGCTATGCCGGTCCCGTCGCGGTGATGTCGTTCAATCCCCACATGGTCGCCAACCTTGCCAAACGTGCGCCATTGGTGCCGCGCGGGATCACCACCGACGGCTACGGGGAGAAGGAATGGCCCGACCTGGCTGCCGACACGCTGCAACAGCTGCGGGAGATTGCGGCCTTCGATACGGTGGGGGCGAGCTTCATCAGCCATGATTGGCACGACCTGTCGGCCCCCCGCGTGCTGGACCTGAAGGCGCAGGGCATTCCCATCCTGTGCTGGACGGTGAAAAGCCCCGCGGATGAGGTGCAGGCCCGCCGGGTCGCCGACAACATCACGTTCGAAGGCTACCTTCCGGGGGCCGCCGCCTGAGATCGCTGTCGCCGGGGGAATGGTGGCTCTAGCTTCCGCCAT belongs to Hasllibacter sp. MH4015 and includes:
- a CDS encoding glycerophosphodiester phosphodiesterase family protein, whose protein sequence is MSPSLPPIFLAAPLAHRGLHNRMQGIIENSAGAVRAAVAAGYGIEIDVQLTSDGAAMVFHDDRLDRLTGESGPIRGWASRDLSKIRLTGSEETVPTLPEVLAIVAGQVPLLIELKDQSGGTGSAPDELERAVAKALDGYAGPVAVMSFNPHMVANLAKRAPLVPRGITTDGYGEKEWPDLAADTLQQLREIAAFDTVGASFISHDWHDLSAPRVLDLKAQGIPILCWTVKSPADEVQARRVADNITFEGYLPGAAA
- a CDS encoding RidA family protein; the protein is MSGQFEARLAEMGVSLPESMAPAANYVPFVQVGDTLYVSGQISMENGQMMTGKVGADLSVEDGAAAARVCAINLLSQVKVACGGDLDKLVRVVKLTGFVNSTPDFGDQPKVINGCSDFLVEALGDAGRHSRSAVSAGALPFNVAVEIEGIFQIAP